One genomic window of Streptomyces sp. NBC_00237 includes the following:
- a CDS encoding anti-sigma regulatory factor: MISQPSRHCTVELQAAPSRIGQVRRIVSAHLRYWHLDPLIDQASLGVTELLTNVHRHAQPDKTCTVEMELLFDRLTVSVHDHDPRPPLLCEADPSDTGGRGLALIAAVSDAWGVRQDGEEGKTVWFALPTSLPAPLPTSLPASSTAPSAAPEPVPESAPVALTPRPERERGKRDRTARSAAVG, from the coding sequence TCCAAGCTGCGCCGTCACGCATCGGCCAAGTGCGCAGGATCGTCTCCGCGCACTTGCGCTACTGGCATCTGGACCCGTTGATAGACCAGGCGTCGCTCGGGGTCACCGAGCTGCTGACCAACGTCCATCGGCATGCCCAGCCCGACAAGACGTGCACCGTGGAGATGGAGCTGCTCTTCGACCGGCTCACGGTCTCCGTCCACGACCACGATCCCCGGCCGCCCCTGCTGTGCGAGGCGGACCCGTCCGACACCGGAGGGCGCGGACTCGCGCTCATCGCGGCGGTCAGCGACGCCTGGGGAGTGCGCCAGGACGGGGAGGAGGGCAAGACCGTGTGGTTCGCCCTGCCCACGTCCCTGCCCGCGCCCCTGCCCACGTCCCTGCCCGCATCTTCAACGGCCCCTTCGGCCGCGCCGGAGCCCGTACCGGAGTCCGCGCCGGTGGCCCTGACGCCGCGCCCTGAGCGCGAGCGCGGTAAACGCGACCGGACGGCCCGGTCCGCCGCGGTGGGCTGA